The Sabethes cyaneus chromosome 3, idSabCyanKW18_F2, whole genome shotgun sequence DNA window TAAGCTCTCCATGATGATTGAGAGCTCCCAAAGCGTACAGTTGTTCCAATGCTAGAACTAAAGTCTCATGGGGCGGAGGATCCAGAAAATCAAAATGCAGCAAATCATTAATACCCAATGCCTTTAGCATCAGCACAGCATTGCCCAGATTTATCCGTTGAATTTCCGGAACAGTATTATCTTCCAGTTCATGTTTGTAAGCCCAAGCAGTGTACAATCGGAAACATTTGCCCGGTGCCACTCGACCTGCCCTTCCAGCTCGTTGGTTAGCGGACGCCTTGGAAATCGGAACCACCATAAGGGTTTCCATTCCTGTGCGAGAATTGAAATTATTTTGCTTTGCAAAGCCAGGATCAATTACGTAAATGATGTTATCGATGGTAAGCGATGTTTCGGCGATATTTGTAGCCAACACCACTTTGCGTGCGTTTGGAGGTGTAGGTTCGAATATTTTCGCTTGCATATCCGACGGAAGGTTAGCGTAGATGGGTAGAATCAACAGCTCCTTTAGTTTGGAGCCCAGCCGTTTAACGCGATCCTGCAGCATTTCCTGACAAGCTTCTATTTCTTCCTGACCTATGAATAATAAATTACATTAGAGTTTAAAAAATGTTCATACAAAGCTGTAGTAGGTACAAACCAGTTAGGAAAACCAGAATATCTCCTAGCGGTTGAGTAGCATGGATTTGTAAGACGGATACAACACACGCATCGATATAATCAGCCTCGGGAGCTTTAGTGTAGTAAATATCGACCTAGAAAAGCATatgatagattaaaaatcaagaCATCATTTAGTGCGGTTCAACTTACAGGAAAACGCCTTCCGGGGATTCTAAAAATAGGCGCATcatcgaaaaattccgaaaacttCTCCGCATCTAGCGTTGCACTAGATATCAACAGCTTCAAATCAACCCGAAATCTTACAATGTCTTTTACCAAGCCAAAAAGAATATCCGTATGCAATGTCCTTTCGTGAGCTTCATCGATAATCATGACACTGTACGATCCAAGATCTGGCTCGGAAAGAAACTCCCGGTGAAGCGTACCGTCTGTCATGTACTTGATGACTGTTCTTTCCGAGGTGCAGTCTTCGAATCGAATACTGTAGCCAACTTCGTTGCCCAACTTAACGCTCATTTCCTGTGCGACACGTGCCGCGACGGACATGGCTGCTACACGACGCGGTTGGGTACAGCCAATTTTTTTACCATCGTTGGTAAATCCGGCCTCATAGAGGTATTGTGGAATTTGGGTCGTTTTTCCTGACCCGGTTTCACCTTCAATAATCAAAATCTGATGTTCCTTGACGGCAGCAATTAGATCTTCTTTGAACGGAAACACCGGAAGCGACTTCTTGGTTTCTTCAATATCCATCTTCTTTCGTTCCGCTTCGGTGACTCGGGGTTTGTCATCCCTCGACTTCGTTCCGTCTAGCCGTAATGCTTGAACAAAATCAATCTGGTCGTCCAACAACAGTTCATATTCTTCCTGCTGTTTAGCTTTAGCGTCTTTAGATCCAAACTTGTAGACCGCTGATGCCAATTGTTCCGCTTCCCATTTCTTTTGTTCCGAGTTGGGCATCTTTTCGCGTTCATCCACTTCGACATACTCCTCTTTTTCGCCCTTCTTGATATCTTTCGGCATATGATATCGTTGAATGCGCTCCAGTTCCCGTGCCTTCTCATGCTCCTTAGCAATCTGCAGCAAATTCTTCTTGTACTCTCTATCCTGACGTTCCCGTTCGGTGATTTCCGTATCTTCAAACAGGTATTCATCGTCAAGGATATCGGCCTCGAGCTCAGCAACTTTGTCATCTTTACGTTTTTCCAAATACTGTCGACGAGACTGGATTCGAAGTTTGGGCATTAGCTTGTCTCGGTCGTCGGCCTCCAGCTTCAACCGTTTGGCTGCCTCTTCGTATGCTTTCCGGCTAGTCGACTCCACCACCTTCCTCGTTCGGTCCTCATCTTTCTTCTTAAGTCTTTGCGAAAACTCATCCCGTTCCTGGATGTCTCTCCGACGGGCTTCCTCCTCGCTATCTATGCTGCTATCTTCCGAAGAGGACGTGCTGGCTTGTCTTCTGCGACTCATATTTGATCGGTTCAAATTGGGTAATTTGTTAAGGATTTCgcacaaaaacagaataattcaCCAGGCGAAACAAGTTTTGTTCAGCTTTCTCGTTTTCTGAAGTAAATACACCAAATACACAGATGCAATATTAtgtttttgccgtttttcactTTCTACAAGACTTTTGTTATTCCAAAATGTGACAGCACCGACAGCACACACGTTCAAAGATTTTTACCTATACATTGCTTAAAACAACCTGAGCTTGTTCAGAAGTTTTAAAAGGGTTGAAAatacctatccagctttttatttGCCATATTCGCCATGACGGCACCGGACGACCTCTTTCccacttacagaactgcccgtagctgaatgtgtgaaaattatttccgacatatttctgtcttttgcactctttaacaaatcgctattctgcttcacgaAAACTCTaaactaatgtaggtgtctccactgaGGCTGAGACACACTGGTTTTCCTCGAGATAATTAGAAGTTagagggtagatgctccagtagttgtggtagttcctgtagtggtggaaactcgaattattccattatttttgcattttggTATAAGTttgatacacacttaaaaaaaagtaccgagttcggtaaaatatcgtaaattttaccgaactctgagcagcagaaaaaatttcatgatgccaaacattattaatgatccgtaaacgtcgattggcaccatcgaattttaccgaacgttcggctgctcagagttcggtaaaatttacgatattttaccgaactcggtactttttttaagtgtgtatcaaACTTATAccgaaatgcaaaaataatggaataattcga harbors:
- the LOC128741571 gene encoding pre-mRNA-splicing factor ATP-dependent RNA helicase DHX16 — translated: MSRRRQASTSSSEDSSIDSEEEARRRDIQERDEFSQRLKKKDEDRTRKVVESTSRKAYEEAAKRLKLEADDRDKLMPKLRIQSRRQYLEKRKDDKVAELEADILDDEYLFEDTEITERERQDREYKKNLLQIAKEHEKARELERIQRYHMPKDIKKGEKEEYVEVDEREKMPNSEQKKWEAEQLASAVYKFGSKDAKAKQQEEYELLLDDQIDFVQALRLDGTKSRDDKPRVTEAERKKMDIEETKKSLPVFPFKEDLIAAVKEHQILIIEGETGSGKTTQIPQYLYEAGFTNDGKKIGCTQPRRVAAMSVAARVAQEMSVKLGNEVGYSIRFEDCTSERTVIKYMTDGTLHREFLSEPDLGSYSVMIIDEAHERTLHTDILFGLVKDIVRFRVDLKLLISSATLDAEKFSEFFDDAPIFRIPGRRFPVDIYYTKAPEADYIDACVVSVLQIHATQPLGDILVFLTGQEEIEACQEMLQDRVKRLGSKLKELLILPIYANLPSDMQAKIFEPTPPNARKVVLATNIAETSLTIDNIIYVIDPGFAKQNNFNSRTGMETLMVVPISKASANQRAGRAGRVAPGKCFRLYTAWAYKHELEDNTVPEIQRINLGNAVLMLKALGINDLLHFDFLDPPPHETLVLALEQLYALGALNHHGELTKLGRRMAEFPVDPMMAKMLLASEKYKCSEEVVSIAAMLSVNGAIFYRPKDKIIHADTARKNFNHVHGDHLSLLQVYNQWAETDYSTQWCYENYIQFRSMKRARDVREQLVGLMQRVEIEMVSGLPETINIRKAITAGYFYHISRLSKGGNYKTVKHNQTVMIHPNSALFEDLPRWVLYHELVFTTKEYMRSVIEIESKWLLEVAPHYYKPKELEDSTNKKMPKTVGRATLTEA